From a single Candidatus Delongbacteria bacterium genomic region:
- the murF gene encoding UDP-N-acetylmuramoyl-tripeptide--D-alanyl-D-alanine ligase yields MEDLARIRSLLGNTVRSGDAGVVPTGVVVDSRAVRAGSLFIALPGEHTDGQHFVAQSLEAGAVAAVVRMLPAQPELAARCILVEDPARALETLAAHARERFSGTVVAITGSNGKTTTKELLRRILSLSRVTGASPGNLNSTIGAPLAFLNHSSGCACWVQETGASAPGEIARICGWLQPDAGAVTNIAEAHLERFGSLEGVLSAKSELLEALAARAARIVLNTGDPLLGSLAGRWPRTLAYSLEQGLALDGAPLRWRGLSERGCGLFQFDGETWALPVPGIAFAECACCAAALAHVCGATAAEIREGLSAWEDPGGSGGRMRVIQSDTLLLLDDSYNANPASVRAALRTLRAIPVTGRRWAALGFMAELGTGERELHHETGRRAAEAGLDALLAVGPQPALDALLDGYLSNGGTMGVRCQGIPGALEALAGLKDGDALLVKGSRSAGLDTLVRELA; encoded by the coding sequence ATGGAAGACCTGGCCCGGATCCGCAGCCTGCTTGGCAACACAGTCCGCTCCGGCGATGCGGGTGTCGTGCCCACCGGCGTGGTCGTGGACAGCCGTGCGGTCCGTGCGGGCAGCCTGTTCATCGCGCTGCCGGGTGAGCACACGGACGGACAGCACTTCGTGGCCCAGTCCCTGGAAGCGGGTGCCGTGGCCGCGGTGGTGCGTATGCTGCCCGCCCAGCCCGAACTGGCCGCACGCTGCATTCTCGTGGAGGATCCGGCCAGGGCGCTGGAAACACTGGCCGCCCACGCCCGGGAGCGGTTCTCGGGCACCGTGGTGGCCATCACGGGCAGCAACGGCAAGACGACCACCAAGGAACTGCTGAGGCGAATCCTGTCGCTGTCCCGTGTGACCGGAGCGTCCCCGGGAAATCTCAACAGCACGATCGGCGCTCCGCTGGCCTTTCTCAATCACAGTTCCGGCTGTGCCTGCTGGGTCCAGGAAACCGGGGCGTCGGCTCCCGGGGAGATCGCCCGGATCTGTGGCTGGCTGCAGCCGGATGCCGGTGCCGTGACCAACATCGCCGAAGCCCATCTGGAGCGCTTCGGCAGTCTGGAAGGCGTGTTGAGCGCCAAGAGTGAACTGCTGGAAGCCCTGGCGGCCCGCGCGGCCCGCATCGTGCTCAACACGGGTGATCCCCTGCTGGGCAGCCTGGCCGGACGCTGGCCGCGCACCCTGGCCTACAGTCTTGAACAGGGGCTGGCGCTGGATGGCGCCCCGCTCCGGTGGCGCGGCCTGAGCGAGCGGGGCTGCGGGCTGTTCCAGTTCGACGGTGAGACATGGGCTTTGCCCGTGCCCGGCATCGCCTTTGCCGAGTGTGCGTGCTGCGCGGCCGCGCTGGCCCATGTCTGCGGTGCCACAGCGGCTGAGATCCGTGAAGGGCTGAGCGCCTGGGAAGATCCGGGAGGCAGCGGCGGCCGGATGCGCGTGATCCAGAGCGACACCCTGCTGCTGCTGGACGACAGCTACAACGCCAACCCCGCCTCGGTACGGGCCGCCCTGCGCACCTTGCGGGCCATCCCGGTGACGGGTCGGCGCTGGGCCGCTCTGGGGTTCATGGCTGAACTGGGCACCGGAGAACGGGAACTGCATCACGAGACGGGGCGCCGGGCGGCCGAAGCCGGACTGGATGCCCTGCTTGCCGTGGGACCACAACCGGCGCTGGATGCGCTGCTGGACGGGTACCTGAGCAATGGCGGCACCATGGGCGTGCGCTGTCAGGGCATTCCGGGTGCGCTGGAAGCTCTGGCTGGACTGAAGGACGGGGATGCGCTGCTGGTCAAGGGGAGTCGCAGCGCGGGACTGGATACACTGGTGCGGGAGCTGGCATGA
- a CDS encoding PASTA domain-containing protein: MRPLKRYSSPYRYGNRVRLVQVAGMCAFAAICVKLCLLQLVWNEKLNDRAASQFEGQRPIAAQRGSIVDREGRLLATDLEQVFRVICNTRESASADSVARALAPVLGKSVAELRQKLNTRRGYIRLVDGVGEATRRRVADLKLAGVGFERTGRRFYPNGSVAGNLLGVIREDGSAVGGVEMGFDSLLTGQPGTEFLLRSASGRPLLADRLPREEPVPGAELMLTIDERYQAVIEEELDSTVRGFDALGGQFILMDPANGELLALASWPPLDPNDLPGWRPEGAATRSVSDQFEPGSTMKLITFAALFEEGLIPDTSAIVPCHNGRYQVANRVIRDSNRHGYASLSAADVFHKSSNIGTVVLAQRMDKEKLYTMIRRFGLGQATGVDLPGEVKGRLPRLSSWGPVEYSNIAIGQGVAVNGLQMAAAYGTLANGGRLVRPHVIRRVRHEGGEVATEPLVIRQVLQESTIRSLRALATGVVEHGTGRKAAIPGLHIMGKTGTAQKLDAEHGGYSNKDYLASFAGIVPLHGRELVCLALIDRPRGRVEGGSVAAPLVSRAMSRILALENEHTNREEPLYLSRSGSLRVPDLCGLPLHDALDLLPASLDHSLQILGEGVVISQSLPAGEYPRDAGVLRLDCRPPLDTMPDLSGMSARDALRLLSGLGARITVDGEGSVRRQFPAAGSPLDARSFIRLGLES, translated from the coding sequence ATGCGTCCGCTGAAGCGTTACAGCAGTCCGTATCGATACGGAAACCGGGTGCGCCTGGTGCAGGTGGCGGGCATGTGTGCCTTTGCCGCGATCTGTGTGAAACTGTGCCTGCTGCAGCTTGTCTGGAACGAGAAACTCAACGACCGGGCCGCCAGCCAGTTCGAAGGCCAGCGGCCCATCGCTGCTCAACGAGGCAGCATCGTCGATCGTGAAGGACGCCTGCTGGCGACCGACCTGGAACAGGTCTTCCGCGTGATCTGCAACACGCGCGAAAGTGCCAGCGCGGATTCGGTGGCTCGTGCACTGGCACCCGTGCTGGGCAAGTCCGTGGCCGAGCTGAGGCAGAAGCTGAACACACGCCGGGGCTACATCCGCCTGGTGGATGGCGTGGGCGAAGCCACCCGGCGCCGCGTGGCCGACCTGAAACTGGCGGGAGTGGGCTTCGAGCGCACCGGGCGCCGTTTCTATCCCAACGGCTCGGTGGCCGGCAATCTGCTGGGCGTGATCCGTGAGGACGGCAGCGCGGTGGGCGGAGTGGAAATGGGCTTCGACTCGCTGCTGACGGGCCAGCCAGGCACCGAGTTCCTCTTGCGCAGTGCCAGCGGACGTCCGCTGCTGGCCGATCGTCTGCCCCGTGAGGAACCGGTTCCCGGAGCCGAGTTGATGCTCACCATCGACGAACGCTACCAGGCTGTGATCGAGGAGGAGCTGGACAGCACCGTGCGCGGATTTGACGCGCTGGGCGGCCAGTTCATCCTGATGGATCCCGCCAACGGCGAGCTGCTGGCCCTGGCCTCCTGGCCTCCGCTGGATCCCAACGACCTGCCCGGCTGGCGCCCCGAGGGAGCGGCCACACGCTCGGTCTCCGACCAGTTCGAGCCCGGCTCGACCATGAAGCTGATCACCTTCGCCGCCCTCTTCGAGGAAGGACTGATTCCCGACACCAGCGCGATCGTGCCCTGCCACAACGGCCGCTACCAGGTGGCCAACCGCGTGATCCGTGACAGCAATCGCCATGGTTATGCCAGCCTGAGTGCGGCCGACGTGTTCCACAAGTCCTCGAACATCGGCACCGTGGTGCTGGCCCAGCGGATGGACAAGGAAAAGCTGTACACCATGATCCGGCGCTTCGGGCTGGGACAGGCCACCGGCGTGGATCTGCCGGGGGAGGTCAAGGGTCGGCTGCCCCGGCTTTCCTCCTGGGGGCCGGTTGAGTACTCCAACATCGCCATTGGTCAGGGTGTGGCCGTCAACGGACTGCAGATGGCCGCCGCCTACGGTACACTGGCCAATGGCGGGCGTCTGGTCCGTCCCCATGTGATCCGTCGGGTCCGCCATGAGGGTGGGGAGGTGGCGACCGAGCCCCTCGTGATCCGCCAGGTGCTGCAGGAGTCGACGATCCGCAGTCTGCGCGCGCTGGCTACGGGTGTGGTGGAGCATGGCACCGGCCGCAAGGCCGCGATTCCCGGCCTGCACATCATGGGCAAGACCGGCACCGCCCAGAAACTGGATGCGGAGCACGGTGGCTACAGCAACAAGGACTATCTGGCCAGTTTCGCCGGCATCGTTCCGCTGCACGGGCGCGAGCTGGTCTGCCTGGCCCTGATCGACCGTCCCCGGGGACGCGTGGAGGGAGGTTCCGTGGCTGCACCACTGGTCTCCCGCGCCATGAGCCGGATCCTGGCCCTGGAGAACGAGCACACCAACCGCGAAGAGCCGCTGTATCTCAGCCGCAGCGGGTCCCTGCGTGTGCCCGATCTCTGCGGGCTGCCCCTGCACGATGCCCTGGATCTGCTTCCGGCTTCCCTGGATCACTCCCTGCAGATCCTTGGGGAGGGTGTGGTGATCAGTCAGTCCCTGCCCGCCGGCGAGTATCCCCGGGACGCGGGAGTGCTGCGCCTGGACTGCCGCCCGCCCCTGGACACCATGCCCGACCTGAGCGGGATGAGCGCGCGGGACGCCCTGCGCCTGCTGAGTGGCCTGGGAGCCCGGATCACGGTGGATGGCGAAGGCTCCGTGCGCCGTCAGTTCCCGGCTGCGGGCAGCCCTCTCGATGCACGCTCCTTCATCCGGCTTGGACTGGAGTCCTGA
- the rsmH gene encoding 16S rRNA (cytosine(1402)-N(4))-methyltransferase RsmH — protein sequence MTDYHLPVLFEECLEHLAIRPGGCYLDATMGGGGHSRGILDRLDETGRLLCLDQDQDAIRRAEDGLARDPRVTVVQLNFGDLDLLPRSLRTLTFDGILMDLGVSSHMFDQSRRGFSFMQDGPLDMRMDADQPRTAATLLADLEREELIRLLRGLGEVQSAVRITDALLHARVTTPLTRTLQVRRIVESVVGTHNSFKVLSQVFQALRIAVNGELERLEQGLDESLQRLKPEGRLAVISYHSLEDRIVKQRYRDWERDCICPPELPFCACQHRRRVRLVARNGIVPGKQEIQANPRARSARLRVAVKTTEV from the coding sequence GTGACGGACTATCACCTGCCGGTGCTGTTCGAGGAGTGCCTCGAGCACTTGGCGATCCGCCCCGGTGGCTGCTATCTGGATGCGACCATGGGTGGAGGAGGACACAGCCGGGGGATCCTGGACCGGCTGGACGAGACGGGACGGTTGCTTTGCCTGGACCAGGATCAGGATGCGATCCGCAGGGCTGAAGATGGCCTGGCCCGCGATCCCCGTGTGACGGTCGTTCAACTGAACTTCGGTGATCTGGATCTGCTGCCCCGCTCCCTGCGCACACTCACATTCGACGGAATACTGATGGACCTCGGCGTGTCATCCCACATGTTCGACCAGAGCCGACGCGGCTTCTCCTTCATGCAGGACGGCCCGCTGGACATGCGCATGGACGCGGACCAGCCGCGCACGGCCGCCACTCTGCTGGCGGATCTGGAACGCGAAGAGCTGATCAGGCTGCTGCGCGGACTGGGCGAGGTCCAGTCCGCCGTCCGGATCACCGATGCACTGCTGCACGCGCGTGTGACAACCCCACTGACCCGTACGCTCCAGGTGCGCCGGATCGTCGAGAGTGTCGTGGGCACGCACAACTCATTCAAGGTGCTCAGTCAGGTGTTCCAGGCGCTGCGCATCGCGGTCAACGGCGAGCTCGAGCGGCTGGAGCAGGGACTGGACGAATCTCTGCAGCGCCTGAAACCCGAAGGCCGACTGGCCGTGATCAGTTATCACAGCCTGGAAGACCGGATCGTGAAACAACGCTACCGCGACTGGGAGCGAGACTGCATCTGCCCGCCCGAGCTGCCATTCTGCGCCTGCCAGCACCGCAGGCGCGTGCGGTTGGTCGCCCGCAACGGCATCGTTCCCGGGAAGCAGGAAATCCAGGCGAACCCGCGTGCCCGCAGTGCGCGCCTGCGGGTGGCCGTGAAAACAACGGAGGTCTGA
- a CDS encoding division/cell wall cluster transcriptional repressor MraZ, with protein MFRSEFIYALDEKGRVKLPPAFRELLSPKGSDTRIFLLRDVEPCIGIYPEAEYALLEAKVSRLDMGVMANRKLRRRFVSSVAECSVDAQGRILLPPSLMEYAQLVKSGPALFAGFGNYVQLWNKSLYEDDIKDAPDMRSDGPHQLELIS; from the coding sequence GTGTTCAGAAGCGAATTCATCTATGCTCTGGACGAAAAAGGTCGCGTGAAGCTGCCGCCAGCTTTCCGCGAGCTGCTCTCTCCCAAGGGAAGCGATACCCGGATCTTCCTGCTGCGCGATGTGGAGCCCTGCATCGGCATTTACCCCGAAGCCGAATATGCCCTGCTGGAAGCCAAGGTCAGTCGCCTGGACATGGGCGTGATGGCCAATCGCAAGCTGCGGCGCCGCTTCGTGTCCTCGGTTGCGGAATGCAGTGTGGACGCCCAGGGCCGCATTCTGCTTCCCCCTTCCCTGATGGAATATGCCCAGCTCGTCAAGTCGGGTCCGGCGCTCTTCGCCGGTTTCGGCAACTATGTGCAGCTGTGGAACAAGTCCCTGTACGAAGACGACATCAAGGACGCGCCGGACATGCGTTCGGACGGACCACACCAGTTGGAACTGATCTCATGA
- a CDS encoding winged helix-turn-helix transcriptional regulator, whose protein sequence is MPETGLDTLQVLRALADPRRLRIVEALAQRDRDVEDLCAELGLSQPAVSHHLRILRECKLVASRRAGRFQDYSLLPSALRQLGNWLLVLGTNPDNETVAQRFRDLVLEEFLDQPLPRTLPRHPRKRSLVGLWFLEQLEGGRFYRKEELERLLAPQLMDWQALLDQWVGLKEVDGNGTLFRKP, encoded by the coding sequence ATGCCTGAGACGGGACTCGATACACTGCAGGTGCTGCGGGCCCTTGCCGACCCCCGGCGCCTGCGCATCGTGGAAGCTCTGGCCCAGCGCGATCGCGACGTGGAAGATCTGTGCGCGGAACTGGGTCTCAGTCAGCCGGCGGTTTCCCACCATCTGCGCATCCTGCGCGAGTGCAAACTGGTGGCCAGTCGACGCGCGGGTCGCTTCCAGGACTACAGCCTGCTTCCCTCCGCTCTGCGACAGCTGGGGAACTGGCTGCTGGTACTGGGCACGAATCCAGACAACGAAACCGTGGCACAACGCTTCCGTGATCTGGTCCTGGAGGAGTTTCTGGATCAGCCCCTGCCCCGCACCCTGCCCCGCCATCCGCGCAAACGTTCCTTGGTGGGGCTGTGGTTTCTCGAGCAACTGGAAGGTGGGCGGTTCTACCGCAAGGAAGAACTGGAGCGCTTGCTGGCGCCGCAGCTGATGGACTGGCAAGCCCTGCTGGACCAGTGGGTGGGTCTGAAGGAAGTGGATGGCAACGGGACTCTGTTCCGCAAACCCTGA
- a CDS encoding 23S rRNA (pseudouridine(1915)-N(3))-methyltransferase RlmH, with translation MKVRIHRIGRSRDRWWLEAEEEYLRRLAPLCRVELKEYRAADVLDPAQCDAARQLEGERLLKGLAPRSLVIALDERGIQHTSPELAGELGRILDDGQPELEFLIGGAYGLSESVRARADRSWALSRLTFPHQMVRVFLIEQLYRALMIRQGTPYHK, from the coding sequence TTGAAGGTCCGCATCCACAGGATCGGCCGCTCGCGTGACCGCTGGTGGCTGGAGGCGGAGGAGGAGTACCTGCGCCGCCTTGCGCCCCTGTGCCGGGTGGAGCTGAAGGAGTACCGTGCGGCCGACGTCCTGGACCCCGCCCAGTGTGATGCGGCACGCCAGCTGGAAGGTGAGCGCCTGCTCAAGGGACTGGCACCGCGCTCCCTGGTGATCGCGCTGGACGAGCGGGGCATCCAGCACACCAGCCCGGAGCTGGCCGGCGAACTGGGACGGATCCTGGACGATGGGCAACCCGAGCTCGAGTTTCTGATCGGAGGAGCGTATGGGCTTTCGGAGAGTGTGCGGGCCCGGGCGGACCGCAGCTGGGCCCTGTCGCGCCTGACCTTTCCCCATCAGATGGTGCGAGTCTTTCTGATCGAACAGCTCTACCGGGCCCTGATGATCCGCCAGGGCACCCCGTACCACAAGTAG
- a CDS encoding replication-associated recombination protein A yields the protein MEPPAPGGSAPLAERLRAATLEQVVGQPELTAPSGLLSRLLATGKVESMIFWGPPGCGKTTVARMLIRQAGGHAFSLNAVTSGVAEVRKVIASARDFRRLRGERSILFIDEIHRFNKSQQDALLNSVEDGTITLIGATTENPGFEIIRALLSRCHVVPFKPLDDEALRSLLKRALSEDAWLRELELELLPDAEERLLTLAGGDARKLLQLLEMAASVCADRDRENRKLDLAALEALQANRPLPMDRQGDLHYDLASALIKSVRGSDPDAAVYWLARLLEGGEDPRFVARRLLILASEDVGNASPNALVLAQACFDAVHVLGMPEAMYPLAQCTTYLASQPKSNRAGMAYLAARKALFEGAEERVPDHLRNAPTRLAKELGHGREYIYPHDHPGAFVSQQYLPPELKGRMFYEPGENGQEARLRDYLLRCWPERKR from the coding sequence ATGGAACCGCCGGCCCCCGGTGGCTCGGCACCTCTCGCCGAGCGGTTGCGGGCTGCGACTCTGGAGCAGGTGGTCGGCCAACCCGAGCTGACTGCGCCCAGTGGATTGCTCAGCCGTCTGCTGGCCACGGGCAAGGTGGAGTCGATGATTTTCTGGGGGCCGCCCGGCTGTGGCAAGACCACGGTGGCCCGCATGTTGATCCGCCAGGCGGGCGGGCATGCCTTCAGTCTGAACGCCGTCACCTCGGGTGTGGCCGAGGTGCGCAAGGTGATCGCCAGCGCTCGCGACTTCCGGCGGTTGCGTGGCGAGCGCAGCATCCTGTTCATTGATGAAATCCATCGCTTCAACAAATCCCAGCAGGATGCGCTGCTGAATTCGGTGGAAGATGGCACGATCACCCTGATCGGCGCCACCACCGAGAATCCTGGTTTCGAGATCATTCGCGCACTGCTCAGCCGTTGTCACGTCGTGCCTTTCAAGCCATTGGACGACGAGGCGCTGCGCAGTCTGCTGAAGCGTGCCCTGAGCGAGGACGCCTGGTTGCGGGAGCTGGAACTGGAGCTTCTGCCCGATGCGGAGGAACGCCTGCTGACCCTGGCGGGCGGCGACGCACGCAAACTGCTGCAGCTGCTTGAGATGGCCGCCTCGGTGTGTGCCGATCGGGACCGCGAGAACCGGAAACTCGATCTGGCGGCTCTTGAGGCCCTGCAGGCCAATCGGCCCCTGCCCATGGACCGTCAGGGGGACCTGCACTACGATCTGGCCAGCGCATTGATCAAGTCCGTGCGCGGCAGTGATCCCGATGCCGCCGTATACTGGTTGGCACGCTTGCTCGAGGGTGGGGAAGACCCACGCTTCGTGGCGCGCCGGCTGCTGATCCTTGCCAGCGAGGATGTGGGCAACGCGTCCCCCAACGCCCTGGTGCTGGCCCAGGCCTGTTTCGATGCCGTACACGTTCTGGGCATGCCGGAGGCGATGTATCCATTGGCGCAGTGTACGACGTACCTGGCCAGCCAGCCCAAATCCAATCGGGCCGGCATGGCCTACCTGGCGGCCCGCAAGGCCCTCTTCGAGGGAGCCGAGGAACGCGTGCCCGACCACCTGCGCAATGCTCCGACACGCCTGGCCAAGGAGCTGGGGCACGGACGCGAGTACATCTACCCCCATGACCACCCGGGTGCCTTTGTGTCACAACAGTACTTGCCGCCAGAACTGAAGGGACGCATGTTCTACGAGCCGGGCGAGAACGGACAGGAAGCCCGTCTGCGCGACTATCTGCTGCGCTGCTGGCCGGAGCGCAAACGGTGA
- the rplQ gene encoding 50S ribosomal protein L17, translating to MRHRKSNVKLNRSTAHRKALLANLAGALILHKRITTTIGKARALRSYAERLVTFAKSGSLADRRQVLRKITHRELVKHLFDEIGPRFVDRPGGYTRIIKVGPRPGDNSEMAIVEFVGYEDQFVMSSNQ from the coding sequence ATGAGACACCGTAAATCCAACGTCAAGCTGAATCGCTCGACGGCCCATCGCAAGGCTCTGCTGGCCAACCTGGCGGGCGCCCTGATCCTGCACAAGCGGATCACCACCACCATCGGCAAGGCTCGCGCGCTGCGCAGTTATGCCGAACGCCTGGTGACCTTCGCCAAGAGCGGTTCCCTGGCCGACCGTCGTCAGGTCCTGCGCAAGATCACTCACCGTGAACTGGTGAAGCATCTCTTCGATGAGATCGGACCGCGCTTCGTCGACCGCCCCGGTGGTTACACGCGCATCATCAAGGTCGGGCCCCGTCCCGGCGACAATTCCGAAATGGCCATCGTGGAATTCGTGGGTTACGAAGACCAGTTCGTGATGTCCAGCAACCAGTAG
- a CDS encoding DNA-directed RNA polymerase subunit alpha, whose product MTGFSPQMPEAIELEESSYSSTYGKFIVQPLERGYGVTLGNAFRRVLLSSIPGAAITQIKVDGVLQEFSSITGVTEDMTDIILNLKQVQIKLLSKRPETLSLHIKGPGTLSAADIQNASQDVEIMNPGLHIATLGKDADIRMEMEIRKGYGYVPAEEHEAGEAPIGTIPIDALYSPVRNVTFRVENTRVGHKTDYERLILEIHTNGTVTPDDALTFAGRTLIEHIQLFINFDMSSEEEPEEEINEEILNIRKLLQKPVEELELTVRAANCIKEAQIRSIGELVGRKESDMLKFKNFGKKSLNELVAVLKSKGLEFGMDISKYVGDGKSQS is encoded by the coding sequence ATGACTGGATTCAGTCCCCAGATGCCCGAAGCCATCGAGCTTGAGGAAAGCAGTTACAGCTCGACCTATGGCAAGTTCATTGTGCAACCGCTGGAGCGCGGCTATGGGGTGACCCTGGGCAATGCGTTCCGCCGGGTGTTGTTGTCGTCCATTCCCGGCGCTGCCATCACCCAGATCAAGGTGGATGGTGTGCTGCAGGAATTCTCCAGCATCACCGGTGTCACCGAAGACATGACCGACATCATTCTGAACCTGAAGCAGGTCCAGATCAAGTTGCTGTCGAAGCGTCCCGAGACCCTGAGCCTGCACATCAAGGGACCGGGCACGCTGAGCGCGGCGGACATCCAGAACGCCAGTCAGGATGTCGAGATCATGAACCCGGGGCTGCACATCGCGACTCTGGGCAAGGATGCCGACATCCGCATGGAGATGGAAATCCGCAAGGGCTACGGCTATGTACCCGCCGAAGAGCACGAGGCGGGCGAAGCCCCCATCGGGACCATTCCCATCGATGCGCTCTATTCCCCCGTGCGCAACGTGACCTTCCGCGTGGAGAACACGCGCGTGGGACACAAGACCGACTACGAGCGGCTGATTCTCGAGATCCACACCAATGGAACGGTGACTCCCGATGATGCGCTGACTTTCGCCGGTCGCACCCTGATCGAGCACATCCAGCTGTTCATCAACTTCGACATGTCTTCCGAGGAAGAGCCGGAAGAGGAAATCAACGAAGAGATCCTCAACATCCGCAAGCTCCTGCAGAAGCCCGTGGAAGAACTGGAACTGACCGTGCGTGCCGCCAACTGCATCAAGGAAGCCCAGATCCGCAGCATTGGTGAACTGGTCGGCCGCAAGGAGAGCGACATGCTGAAGTTCAAGAACTTCGGCAAGAAGTCCCTGAACGAACTGGTGGCCGTGCTGAAGAGCAAGGGCCTCGAGTTCGGCATGGATATCAGCAAGTACGTTGGGGACGGCAAGAGCCAGTCCTGA
- the rpsK gene encoding 30S ribosomal protein S11 translates to MANTSAKKKVKKREKVDSVGCAYVCATFNNTVISLTDNYGNVISWSSGGSKGRFKGSRKNTAFAAQLAAQDCAKIAMDLGLRKISVFVKGPGAGRESSVRALQAAGLAVTSIKDTTPVPHNGCRPRKKRRI, encoded by the coding sequence TTGGCCAACACGAGTGCGAAGAAGAAAGTCAAGAAGAGAGAGAAAGTTGACAGCGTGGGCTGCGCCTATGTGTGCGCCACCTTCAACAATACGGTCATCTCGCTCACCGACAATTACGGCAATGTGATCAGCTGGTCCTCGGGTGGCTCCAAGGGGCGCTTCAAGGGCTCCCGCAAGAACACCGCCTTCGCGGCCCAGCTGGCTGCCCAGGATTGCGCGAAGATCGCCATGGACCTTGGCCTGCGGAAGATCTCGGTCTTCGTCAAGGGCCCCGGAGCCGGACGCGAATCTTCGGTGCGTGCGCTGCAGGCCGCTGGTCTGGCGGTGACGTCCATCAAGGACACCACGCCCGTTCCGCACAACGGCTGCCGCCCCCGCAAGAAACGGCGCATCTGA
- the rpsM gene encoding 30S ribosomal protein S13 has protein sequence MARIAGIDLPKEKRVEIGLTYIFGIGLTTARNILSRANVNGDTRVHALSEEEVKRIRNVIQADYKVEGALRTEVSMNIKRLMDIGCYRGLRHRRGLPCRGQNTKNNARTRKGRKKNSGIKKH, from the coding sequence TTGGCACGTATCGCCGGTATCGATCTTCCCAAGGAAAAGCGGGTCGAGATCGGTCTGACCTACATCTTCGGAATCGGTCTGACCACTGCTCGCAACATCCTTTCCCGCGCCAACGTCAATGGCGACACGCGGGTTCATGCCCTCTCCGAAGAGGAAGTGAAGCGGATCCGCAACGTCATCCAGGCCGACTACAAGGTCGAGGGTGCGCTGCGCACCGAAGTTTCCATGAACATCAAGCGTCTGATGGACATCGGTTGTTACCGTGGCCTCAGGCATCGTCGCGGCCTTCCATGCCGCGGGCAGAACACCAAGAACAATGCCCGCACCCGCAAGGGACGCAAGAAGAACAGCGGCATCAAGAAGCACTAG
- the rpmJ gene encoding 50S ribosomal protein L36, translating to MKVKASVKKICEHCKIIRRNGVVRVICAKTRKHKQRQG from the coding sequence ATGAAAGTGAAGGCCTCGGTCAAGAAAATCTGTGAACACTGCAAGATCATCCGCCGCAACGGTGTGGTTCGGGTCATCTGCGCCAAGACTCGCAAACACAAACAGCGTCAGGGATAG
- the infA gene encoding translation initiation factor IF-1, with product MGKQDIIKLDGTILETLPNASFKVKLENDHVVLAHISGKMRMHYIRILPGDKVTVELSPYDLSRGRITFRHK from the coding sequence ATGGGCAAACAGGACATCATCAAACTGGATGGCACGATTCTTGAGACTCTGCCCAATGCCAGTTTCAAGGTCAAGCTGGAAAATGATCACGTGGTGCTTGCGCACATTTCAGGCAAAATGCGGATGCACTATATTCGCATTCTCCCCGGCGACAAGGTGACGGTGGAATTATCCCCGTACGACCTGAGCCGTGGGCGCATCACCTTCAGACACAAATAG